TTTTACAGGAGCAGTTTAGTATTGTTTTACATCAACCATATCAACCACCGTTTGGCGTAAGGTAAAAATACAAATACACAAGCTACGTAATAACATAACAGCCCCATCAATAAAAATACTGATGGGGCTGTTTTAATTTTGTTCTTTGATAAACGTTTAATCTAGGGTAAATTCATCTTCTTCTTCGTCTTCATCTTCAAGTATATAAGGAATCAAGTTAATTTGCAAACCACTATCTTCTATAAAATCTTCACCTTCGGCAAGCAAGTCATCGTTATCATCAGGATAATACCAGTTAATCACTACCTTGCCCCCTTGTTTTTCATAGTTTTTAAGTGTTTGCAAAAGATTCAATATAGTTTTAGAAGAGCTTGTATTGAAATATACCAGACGAAAATCCCACGTAAGTGTCCCCTTAACCTCTTTGACATAAGTGTCAATCCAGTTAAGGATAGGCTCATAAAATTGAGGTGCATCCTCAATGTATGACTCACCTAGAATCTCACACTTGCCCGTTTTGGCGTTCAAACGTATAGTTGGTGTGAAAAACACTCCTTTGGTCCCTTCTATATACAAATCTTTCATGATCTAACCTTTATTTATTCTTTTATATACATTACCCATCTTACTTTAATTGGTGAGGTATAATAATCAATGAATAATCATTTTATTATTTATGATAATGTAAGGTTTAGATCATAAATATAAAAAAAATAGCTTTAAAAATAGAAAATGGGAAGGATCTTTCTTTTGAAGCATATGATTGCAAGGTGATAGTCTGATAAAGCTTATTTCATCACTTTTACACAAAACCC
This is a stretch of genomic DNA from Microscilla marina ATCC 23134. It encodes these proteins:
- a CDS encoding DUF1987 domain-containing protein, yielding MKDLYIEGTKGVFFTPTIRLNAKTGKCEILGESYIEDAPQFYEPILNWIDTYVKEVKGTLTWDFRLVYFNTSSSKTILNLLQTLKNYEKQGGKVVINWYYPDDNDDLLAEGEDFIEDSGLQINLIPYILEDEDEEEDEFTLD